The Athene noctua chromosome 10, bAthNoc1.hap1.1, whole genome shotgun sequence genome segment CCTTCTCCTGCACTGAGACCCTCAGTTGGTGTCCCAGCCCCCACACGGTTTCACCACAGTTGCTTACTTTAAGAGGAGACTTTTGCACTGAGGTGCAAAACACATAGCTGCCAACACCACTGTCGCTACCGAGCAACCGAGGGAATGTGCGCACTCATGTCAGCAGGTGACAGGCTTTGGCTGCTGCTCCTGAAGCCAGGACCTGGCCCTCCACAGTGACATGACATCGGCTGAGCAAGCACAGCACCCCACACCTTGGGGAAAGGGGTCAGTGATGGCCACGGCTGTGCATGGCTGCCTGGCACTCTGcaccccaccccacacacccAGCTGAGCTATCTTCCCCAGCCTGGCAGGTCTGAAGGGCTGGGGCACCACTTCTCTATGGAAAGGTGGACTGGAGAGTGTCACCAGCTCCCCCTCTCCAGCCACAGCCTCACTAGGTGACACAGGTGTGAGTCAGGACACACAGGAGCCACAGCTCTCAGGCGGAAGCTGAGGGGGaagcagaaagcctctggcttCCTGGCAAGAAGATGCCCTAAGGGAGAAGGCCCACATGCAAGAGCTCCTGCAAAGCTGGGACTTCAGCTGCCACCCTGGCGCTTTAGCACTCACTTTCCCCCACTCTTCTCCACACACTACCTGAGGTATCAGGTTCTTGTGGATCCTCTTCAGCTTGGCACGCTTCCTCCCATTCTTGGTAACGATTGTCTCCTCGTAGAACTCGTGGGCGAGATCCCCGTCCTCATCGTAATACATGGAGCTGCCGGGAGGAGAGGGGAGGCGGCTAGGTAAGAGCTTGCCGGCAGCTGCCGGCTTCCGTGCCccgagcagggcagggggctggggcaggccGGCCCCGCCTGGGTTGTAGCCACCACCCGCTGCTGGCTCAGCGGCTGCCGGGCGCTGCCCTCTCGTCCCACGACGCCCCGCGGAAGGCCGGGGCCTGCCCCCGCCGCCACGACGGTGCTCGGGCAGGCCTGCACCCACCCCGCAGCGGAggttcccccctccccggctgcCATGGCAACACCACACCAACCCCCCCGGCTTCTCACCCGCGGCGTGTGAAGACGAAGGGGGTGGCGGCGCGCGCGGCCCGCGCCCGGGCCAGGGCCTGCTGCCCGCCGGGGCcctcggcgccgccgccgcccgccgccggggaggCGAAGGGCCACAGCCCCCGCGACTTGGAGCCGCTGGCgcccatggcggcggcgggggcggcgggaaCGGGGCGGGGGAGAGGGGGAGCGGGGGTGAGGGGGAAGCGGCCCGGAGCCGCCCAGCGACACCGACCAAGCGCCTCCCTGCGCGCGCCGCCGCGCTGCGACACTTCCGGCGCCCGCGACGCGCCCCTGCACGTGATCCGGGGGAGGTGTGCCCGCGTCACGTGAGAGAGGCGCGGGGCAGGGCCCCCCGCCTGGCGCCGGCAGAAACCCCGCGGCCGCCGGTTCgagccccgccgcggccgcgcaccaCGTGCGGGCATCCACGGCCCGCCGCAAACCGCGGGAGGTCCTCGAGTCTCTTCCCACCCCAGCCCGCCCCGGTCTCCCGCCAAGGACACGCCACAGGCCTCGTCACCACGATTGGTCTTTATTGGTGCTCGATGCCCTGCTTCCCTCTGGGGACACTGGCTCCCCCGGGGACGCCCACTCCCCTAGGCACACTCActccccccggggacccccactCCCCGGGCCGGCCCCATGGGGGCTGCGGCGGCCCGGCGGGTCCCGGGGTGCCCCATTCCACCCTCCCTCCCGGTGCTCCCCACCCGCCAGCAGGCGAGGGTCCCGGCACACTGGCTGGCCGTAGGTGCGGGTGGCACGGTCACCCCGGTGTGTGCGTGGACAGAGCCTCCTGCATCTTCTGACGGCAGCGGGCGTAGCGATGCCGCAGCCGGCGCAcgtgctcctcctcctcccgctgcagGATGCGCAGGAAGTTGTGCAGCTCCGGCAGTGTGAAGGCGTCCCACTGTGGGCACAGGGACTGCCATCACAACAGGGATGTGGCGTGTGCCCCCCACAGCCACAGACCCCGAGGGGGTGCGGGTGCcagtcccctccctgtccccacactcACGTTCACCTCCCCGGTCTCATTCTCCTTCAGGACGAAGCTGAGCACCTTCTCACTGGGGCCAGCCAGCAGCCGCAGACGCAGGGGCTGCTCCTCATCAGCCAGCTTCCGCAGGTACACTGCAACGGCAGTCACGTGTCACGGGGGGGGCACCACCACAGGGACATCACCACCATGGGGATGCTCCCACTGTGGGGACATTACCGCTACTATGGGGATGATGCCACTATGAGGACGTCACCATTGCCACAGGGAACATGCCTATGGTGACAGAGGGCACTGCCACCAAAGGGGGATACCATTGCTACAGGGATGCTGCCACTACGGGGATGCTGCTACTATGGGGACATCACCATGGGGGACATCACTGCCACGGGGGACACTGCTGCCATGGAGGACAGCCCCACAGCCACTGCCACCAATGAGGATACCACTGCAGGAGGGTGCTGACACTCTGGGGACACCACTGCCACAGGGATGCTGCCACGGGGCCACCACTGCCCAGGGGAAGCTGCCACCACGAGGACATGGCCACCGCTATGGGGACAGGGCCGTTCTGGGCACTACCTTGCTCATCCTTCTCAGACCTCTCGAAGAGGGCGAACTTGCGGGGGTTGTCGATGACGGTGAACTTGCGGAGGAGGGCGTCAATGACCTCACTGGCGCGGGTGTGCGAGAGGATGTGCAGGTGCTTGACGGTCCCCTTGGGCAGGTAGAAGGACGTGCGGCGCTTCACCCCCTGGGTCCGTGGCCCTGGCCGCCCCGCCTGCAGGGACGGGACCCGCTTGGTAGCCGGCACCGAGACAGGGCGCACCAGCTTCAGCTGCACCTTGATGAAGCCAGTGTAGGAGCCGTCCTTGTTCTGGGAGACATCAGGGCAGGGGGGTGAgtggggccagggcagggcaccgtgacccccccggccccatGCTGACCCCGTACCAGGCTCATGAAGAGGTTGCTGTTGATCTGGCTGTTGTACTCCTTAATCCGCTGCTCCACCTGCGCCTGGTCCAGCTCCGCCTTCTCCCACTCACTGGGCTCATCCTGCGCgacagcagcagggctgagtTGAGTGGCACTGCGGGCGACGGGGACCCCTCCGCCTGACCCGgcgtcccgccgccccccagcccgccccgaaGCACCGGCTGACACACGCAGGGGCGGTTGCGCGGGGTTGCATCAGCCCAGCTGGCGCTGAGCTGGGCCGTGCTGGGGAAGCGTGGCTGAGCTCACCAcggccccagccctgctccagggacGCCGGAACCGGCCATCCCCGCCCCCAGTCCTCATCGcgggggctgcagggatgggtGAACCCGTCAGGACAGCCCGGGGCCAGCCATCCCCTCCCAGAGCCCCAGATCAGAGAGGTGTCCCCGAGGCAGAGCGCAGGCAGCCGCCAGCCCGGcaccggggcggcggggcaggctGGGTGCCCGCGGGGACACCCCGGGATTTGGGGCAGGAGGACCGGGCTGGGGGTGCAGCCCGCCCGTGCCGCCGGCACCCCACTTCAAAGTGCCGGCCCCACTCAGAGGGGACCCAGGCGTCCTGGCTCGGCGTCCCTGCCGCCGGCACCCACTAATGAGTGTTTACGTGGGGCCACGGAGCCGCCGCGCAGAGCTGCACGTGTCCCCGTGGCACTGGGGAGCACCCGGGGCTCCCGGCCCCAGCGGCCACCCCCCGGCATGCCCGCACTGCCGGACCCTGCCGGGGTCCCCGTGGGACGCGGACAGCTGTGAGGCTGCCGCGGGGGGGCTCACCCCGGCACCCCCGAGCACTGTCCCCAGCCCCCTccgggagcagccccagccctggggggccatggggtggccgtgccaggcaGCAAAGCCCCGCTCGCCCCACAGCGCCACATCCAACCCGACAGGGCCACCCCGCCCCGCGGCATGGCCACGCACGGCCCCACACTAGCCCCGCAGCGGGGCCGTGCTCCCCCCACGCTCCCCCCCAGCAGGGCCGTCCACACATCCAAGACAGAACCACCCGCACCCCAGGTATTCCCCGCGGCCCGGCGACAGCCGTCCCCGCACGAAGCCCACCCTcgcctgcccccagcacccagccccgggAGGGGGGTGCTCTCCCCGAGTGACGTCATCCCGTCCCCCCGTGACGTCACGGCCGGCGGCTCGGACCGAcctggcggcggcgcgggcggcggccgaGGGAGGTGCGGGCGGTGTAGAAGAGCTCGGGCTCGGAGTCGGAGTCCTCCTGGCTGCAGTAGCCGCTGCTGGCCGTGCtgccccccgtgccccccgcgccgccccgccgcagcgccagagccgccgctgccccgcagcccccggccccggcgctcgCCCCGGCCACGGGCACGGCCACGGGCACGGACGCGGCGGCCACGGCCCGACCCGCCCGACCCGCGGCCCCGCGGGCACACGGGCACACCCGGCCCCGCGCCAGCCCGGCCGGACCCTGGGCTGGCGGCCGGCTCAgcccgctcccgggcccggctCGGCTCCGCCCGGGCCCGGTCCTTGtcccggctccgctccgctcggTCCCTATGGCGGCCGCTGTCccgggcccggctcggctcggctccgcccgGTCCCTATCGCGGTCCCTGTCCCAGTTCGGCTCAGCCCAGTCCCGGCTCAGCTCAGCCCGATGCCTATCGTGTTCCCGGTCCCGGCGCAGCCCTGCCCCGTTCCGGCTCGGCTCAGCCCGGTGTCTACGGCCGTCCTGTCCCCGTCCCGGCTCAGCGCggtccccggcccggccccgccccgccccg includes the following:
- the TUSC2 gene encoding tumor suppressor candidate 2, with translation MGASGSKSRGLWPFASPAAGGGGAEGPGGQQALARARAARAATPFVFTRRGSMYYDEDGDLAHEFYEETIVTKNGRKRAKLKRIHKNLIPQGIVKLEHPRIHVDFPVIICEV
- the RASSF1 gene encoding ras association domain-containing protein 1 isoform X2; translation: MELIELRELQPEPRPGRGRLERTNALRISPARRLGPGAHPDPRLTAAPGAGHRFEPRRRGLHTWCDLCGDFVWGGGRKSLQCRLLSPSPDCSFTCHYRCRALVRLDCSGPPGAGDEDDGTEQALEKDTNVDEPSEWEKAELDQAQVEQRIKEYNSQINSNLFMSLNKDGSYTGFIKVQLKLVRPVSVPATKRVPSLQAGRPGPRTQGVKRRTSFYLPKGTVKHLHILSHTRASEVIDALLRKFTVIDNPRKFALFERSEKDEQVYLRKLADEEQPLRLRLLAGPSEKVLSFVLKENETGEVNWDAFTLPELHNFLRILQREEEEHVRRLRHRYARCRQKMQEALSTHTPG
- the RASSF1 gene encoding ras association domain-containing protein 1 isoform X1 codes for the protein MELIELRELQPEPRPGRGRLERTNALRISPARRLGPGAHPDPRLTAAPGAGHRFEPRRRGLHTWCDLCGDFVWGGGRKSLQCRHCSFTCHYRCRALVRLDCSGPPGAGDEDDGTEQALEKDTNVDEPSEWEKAELDQAQVEQRIKEYNSQINSNLFMSLNKDGSYTGFIKVQLKLVRPVSVPATKRVPSLQAGRPGPRTQGVKRRTSFYLPKGTVKHLHILSHTRASEVIDALLRKFTVIDNPRKFALFERSEKDEQVYLRKLADEEQPLRLRLLAGPSEKVLSFVLKENETGEVNWDAFTLPELHNFLRILQREEEEHVRRLRHRYARCRQKMQEALSTHTPG